From one Thamnophis elegans isolate rThaEle1 chromosome 7, rThaEle1.pri, whole genome shotgun sequence genomic stretch:
- the TMEM121B gene encoding transmembrane protein 121B has protein sequence MHRVVSNQRSVSSSSGSFQAPPPPPPAAAGDLQPLFLGGGGVSSTSSSSGGTRRGRRGSVSNSASTRTRSSSSSSSRGTSTNSGSSSDRSSEEDEDGEGEEAKPLVPAQEPASPAAVVAIPAAAASICASSGFSSSSSTGCTMTAGELYGAPLAGPGAAAGAPAAGLLWPGGFVAGPSGPRWGYQALSLVLLLGQGALLDIYLIAVTDLYWCSWIATDLVLAAGWSIFFCRNSRARRRERPLGAVGGHPPPPPLHPLLGHGPYGGRGVGAGSGAKAGAAQRSGDFAYAHLAWLIYAIAFTPKAALILGTSILELVELRLPLGATGFRITLALSAPLLYCLLRAISTDPGGGQLLLPPQPPPQHRASAAFLATCLDLLDSFTLLELLLLQPARPALPLPPAVRYVLIAVYFLCLASPVLWLYELSAPRAPGVGRLAVHWLLPAGLLDAPLLALRCLLLVRYQQPLSIFMFKNLFFLACRSLEAMETCYLLYSASGQGGKGKCVPVLSTGVGDGQLSHCISENDMGPHGYVNTLAVTAQS, from the coding sequence ATGCACCGGGTGGTCTCCAACCAGCGCtcggtctcctcctcctccggctccTTCCAGGCTCCCCCGCCGCCTCCCCCCGCCGCCGCCGGGGATCTGCAGCCGCTCTTTCTGGGCGGCGGCGGCGTCAGCAGCACCAGCAGCTCCAGCGGCGGCACCCGGAGGGGCAGGCGGGGCTCGGTGTCCAATTCGGCCTCGACCCGCAcccggagcagcagcagcagcagcagccgcggcACCAGCACcaacagcggcagcagcagcgacCGCAGCAGCGAGGAGGACGAGGACGGCGAAGGGGAGGAAGCCAAGCCGCTGGTGCCGGCGCAGGAACCCGCCTCGCCGGCGGCTGTCGTTGCCattcccgccgccgccgcctcaaTTTGCGCCTCGTCAGGCTTCAGCAGCTCCTCGTCGACGGGCTGCACAATGACCGCCGGCGAACTGTACGGGGCTCCGCTGGCCGGGCCGGGGGCGGCGGCGGGGGCCCCGGCGGCCGGGCTGCTGTGGCCGGGGGGCTTCGTCGCCGGCCCGTCGGGGCCGCGTTGGGGCTACCAGGCGCTGTCCTTGGTGCTGCTGCTGGGCCAGGGGGCGCTGCTGGACATCTACCTGATCGCCGTCACCGACTTGTACTGGTGCAGCTGGATCGCCACCGACCTCGTGCTGGCGGCCGGCTGGAGCATCTTCTTCTGCCGCAACAGCCGCGCCCGTCGGCGGGAGCGCCCGTTAGGGGCCGTCGGGGGCCACCCGCCGCCCCCGCCCTTGCACCCGCTGCTGGGTCACGGCCCCTACGGCGGCAGGGGTGTCGGGGCGGGCTCGGGGGCCAAGGCGGGGGCCGCTCAGCGAAGCGGGGACTTCGCCTACGCCCACCTGGCCTGGCTGATCTACGCCATCGCCTTCACGCCCAAAGCGGCGCTGATCCTGGGCACGTCCATCCTGGAGCTGGTGGAGCTGCGCCTGCCGCTGGGCGCCACGGGCTTCCGCATCACGCTGGCCCTCTCGGCCCCGCTGCTCTACTGCCTCCTGCGAGCCATCAGCACCGACCCCGGCGGCGGCCAGCTGCTCCTGCCGCCCCAGCCGCCGCCCCAGCACCGCGCCTCCGCCGCCTTCCTGGCCACCTGTTTGGACCTGCTGGACAGCTTCACCCTCCTAGAGCTGCTGCTCCTGCAGCCGGCCCGGCCCGCCTTGCCCCTGCCGCCGGCCGTTCGCTACGTACTGATCGCCGTCTATTTCTTGTGCCTGGCCTCGCCCGTGCTCTGGCTGTACGAGCTGAGCGCGCCGCGGGCTCCCGGCGTTGGCCGCCTGGCCGTGCATTGGCTGCTCCCCGCCGGACTCCTGGATGCGCCGCTGCTGGCCCTGCGCTGCCTCCTGCTGGTGCGCTACCAACAGCCGCTCTCCATCTTCATGTTCAAGAACCTCTTCTTCCTGGCCTGCCGGAGCTTGGAGGCCATGGAGACCTGCTACCTTCTCTATTCTGCCAGCGGGCAGGGCGGCAAGGGCAAGTGCGTGCCCGTCCTTTCCACGGGCGTCGGGGATGGCCAGCTCAGTCATTGCATCTCAGAGAACGACATGGGGCCCCATGGCTACGTCAACACATTGGCCGTCACTGCCCAGAGCTGA
- the IL17RA gene encoding interleukin-17 receptor A has product MRGDVSWCFVLVAGLLPGLSGLRLLLSAPPLFNCSQPGLRCLARNSNCVDDNWLLPWKWTPSAPSSVDIFIDTFFAEDGKLVPVLKIEWKVATDASIIYLKGAELSVLQLSNNRQICAQFDFQNNLTFQVRPDNGGRWNFSFDRFEVQPGQKYQVTVYHLPKLSTPGDYNRISNPFTVPNCTHPIMKTTEPCLRIGSLWEPRINGTSLDDHSVLVSFDPAEIPAIYIIHVISVQEDGKECKKAKESISKEGLQQRLNVTVKLERNLKICCKYKVQIQPFFPACGTDCMRQLFLIPCSSDDALILPDQSGVNDTFSVGLPWIHTIICILLIGSAIGSAICITRRQKELNSAAKNGDYELQDVTPMLQPPPPLKPRTVWIVYSADHKLYVDIVLKFAQFMITVCGTEVILDLLDEHQISEMGAVCWLTRQKQKMEALSSKIIVLCSRGTRAKWQAMLGHREPNVHLKQDNMLPTGDLFTPALNLILPDFKQPSCFGLYLICYFEGISHESDIPDPFHVTSKYQLMDKFEEIYFLIQDLEKFEPGRMHQIPAISPEKYTESPCGKQLKEALQKFQTWQDEHPDWFKSECLCDEDEDDLQPLIEEFTEELIFPGKGILKKQLLPKEPDPNSCCLVNPLVNEDDLGAYKLTPQHLSREDLSFQTLVTPAETPSVQVVRPAALAEENEILSHKVLTNEDWLESVPVIEGSVPRRNNVILQEDLSSDPQALPDEVRQQLEGLMYSLYQQSVIASDMPLCQEDVHEQQQQLFDEASKVQRQSVQSDQGYISRCSSLPSDSPVEPEEEENQEQEGCWSAGHLTADVLSSLKSLQQQLLFQDIQKNSS; this is encoded by the exons GGTTTACGCTGTCTTGCACGAAACA GTAACTGTGTGGATGACAACTGGCTCCTTCCTTGGAAATGGACTCCTTCAGCCCCAAGTTCTGTTGACATATTTATTGATACATTTTTTGCTGAAGATGGGAAATTGGTCCCTGTGCTGAAGATAGAGTGGAAAGTGGCTACTGATG caaGCATCATATACCTCAAAGGAGCGGAATTGTCTGTACTACAATTAAGCAATAACCGCCAGATTTGCGCTCAATTTGACTTTCAAAATAACTTGACGTTTCAAGTCCGTCCAGACAATGGAGGCCGG TGGAATTTCTCTTTCGATCGTTTTGAGGTACAGCCAGGCCAAAAGTACCAAGTAACTGTCTATCATTTGCCCAAATTAAGTACTCCGGGGGACTACAACAGGATTTCAAATCCATTCACAGTACCAA ATTGCACACATCCTATCATGAAAACAACCGAACCGTGTCTGCGAATAG GGAGTTTGTGGGAACCCAGAATTAATGGAACAAGTCTAGATGATCATTCTGTGTTGGTGAGCTTTGACCCCGCAGAGATACCAGCCATCTATATTATCCATGTAATCAGTGTTCAGGAAGATGGAAAGGAGTGCAAGAAGGCCAAGGAAAGCATTTCAAAG GAGGGTCTGCAGCAACGCCTTAATGTAACAGTCAAGCTGGAAAGGAACCTGAAGATTTGTTGCAAATACAAAGTGCAG ATCCAACCATTCTTTCCTGCCTGTGGTACAGACTGTATGAGGCAACTATTTTTAATCCCGTGTTCTTCTGATGATGCCTTAATTCTTCCTGATCAATCCGGAGTGAATG ATACATTTTCAGTGGGGCTACCTTGGATCCACACTATCATCTGCATTTTGTTAATTGGTTCAGCTATTGGTTCCGCAATCTGCATTACTCGAAGACAAAAAG aATTAAATTCTGCAGCAAAAAACGGTGATTATGAACTCCAGG ATGTCACCCCTATGTTGCAACCGCCTCCACCCCTCAAGCCACGTACAGTTTGGATTGTGTATTCTGCTGATCACAAGCTCTATGTAGACATTGTGTTGAAGTTTGCTCAGTTCATGATCACCGTGTGTGGTACGGAGGTCATCCTAGACCTGCTAGATGAACACCAGATATCCGAGATGGGAGCCGTGTGCTGGCTTACTCGGCAGAAACAGAAAATGGAAGCGCTTTCTTCAAAGATCATCGTCTTGTGTTCCCGGGGTACTCGAGCCAAGTGGCAGGCTATGCTTGGGCACAGGGAACCCAATGTACACCTGAAGCAAGATAATATGCTGCCAACAGGGGATCTGTTCACTCCAGCACTGAATCTGATTTTACCAGACTTCAAGCAGCCTTCTTGCTTTGGACTGTATTTAATCTGCTACTTTGAGGGCATAAGCCATGAGAGTGACATTCCAGACCCATTCCACGTCACCTCCAAATATCAGCTGATGGATAAGTTTGAGGAAATTTACTTCCTAATCCAGGATCTTGAAAAATTTGAGCCGGGGCGAATGCATCAGATTCCGGCCATCTCACCTGAAAAATACACTGAAAGCCCCTGTGGCAAACAGCTGAAGGAGGCCTTGCAGAAATTCCAGACATGGCAGGATGAGCATCCAGATTGGTTCAAAAGCGAATGTCTCTGTGATGAGGATGAAGATGATCTACAACCTCTGATTGAGGAATTCACTGAAGAATTAATATTCCCCGGAAAAGGGATTCTTAAGAAGCAACTGCTTCCAAAGGAACCTGACCCCAATAGCTGTTGCTTAGTCAATCCTCTGGTTAATGAAGATGACTTGGGAGCATATAAACTGACACCTCAGCATCTGTCACGAGAAGATCTATCATTCCAGACTCTGGTCACTCCTGCTGAGACACCTTCTGTTCAGGTGGTCAGGCCAGCTGCCCTCGCAGAAGAAAATGAGATACTCAGTCATAAAGTGTTGACCAATGAGGATTGGCTAGAAAGTGTGCCTGTGATAGAAGGTAGCGTCCCAAGAAGAAATAATGTCATTCTTCAAGAGGATTTATCCTCAGATCCCCAGGCCTTGCCAGATGAGGTGAGGCAACAACTGGAGGGATTGATGTATTCCCTCTATCAACAAAGTGTCATCGCCTCTGATATGCCCCTTTGCCAAGAAGATGTTCATGAGCAGCAACAGCAGTTGTTTGATGAGGCTTCCAAAGTTCAGAGACAGTCGGTACAGTCAGACCAGGGTTATATCTCCAGATGTTCTTCTTTGCCTTCTGACAGCCCCGTTGAACCGGAGGAAGAAGAGAACCAAGAACAGGAAGGATGTTGGTCTGCTGGGCATCTCACTGCAGATGTCTTAAGTAGTCTCAAAAGTCTTCAGCAGCAGTTGCTTTTCCAGGATATCCAGAAAAACTCTAGCTAA